The genomic DNA gcctGTCTTTCAAATTTGCAATGGATCATCACTTATACTATGTAGAATCCCATTCTCAATACTCACAAATAAAATAACCAGAATAGCTGACCATCCGCTGATACCAGTGTATTTAATACTGAACTGGAACCTGACTGTTTGAGAAGAAAAGAGGCGAGAACAGTTAAGAAAGGCTTTTAAACATGTGGTGACAccttcaaatttttataatttctattcTTCTCTGGCTTAGGGTACTTGTTCAGCTTGATGTAAGTTATTATGTATGTTGTTGAttaatcagtattttttttttatttttttaaacttgtaaTTTCACCCAAAAGCTTGGAGATCTTTTCCACCTGTGTCTTCTTCCTTCAACTTTGGCCTTATCAGTTTTTCCATTGTATCTCCCTGTAATCTTTGTTGTATTTGTTTAAACAGTCTATatttgaaagaactcgtccattatctcaaaaaGACCTTCGTtactagagaaaaaattaaaactctaagtctcagtctcaaaatatttcctgttattttgagactgagacttatagttttcattttttttccagcCTATATTTGCCAGTCTATTATTTGATCTTCAACCCTGGATATGAACAGATCAATGCAGCATTTTCTGTATTGAACATACAGTGGTATAGCCACATTTTCAGATCAATCAATATCTTTAATATATTGCAATTATGGTTTAAAAGATCTTCATTAAATTTGAACACATAGGTTTTTATGCACCTTTTAGCCGACCTTTGTCCTGGTGTTTGAAAGTTCCAGCTATATTGCAGTTTTTGACTTTGCTGTCAATGGATCTAATTTTTGTCCTGCAAAAGAGAGCCATTAGATATATTCATACATCCTATCTTTGGACATTATAGTTTCGACCATTACACTTAAAATGTATCTCAGAATTTCACACACACAACCCTGTTCtactttggaaaaaaaatctgttatatTTGAAAGTATCAAGATTTATAGCCATTTggttggaattttaaaaatgaacacTTTGCTGAAGCTGTTCAAGAGTGGGGAAACTGGGTTTAAAGATCGCTCCTTATAGTTTTACTTAGTTTTATGCTGATTGATACTTGTTATTTGTgtatacttatttaataaaatacaagtatAATGCTTGATGTGATCTATATTGGTAATGTATGACTATCTTACTATGTTCTGGGACCCCTGTTGTTTATTCTGTACATCAACTCACTTACAACTTTAAACATAAACGGTATAATTATTTCATACGCAGATGATACTGTTGTTGCTTTTGACGGAGATACGTGGgaggaagtaaaaaaatgtgctCAAACTGGAATTATGCTTGTAAAAAAATGGCTTgatatatacaaattaacattaaatgtcCAAAAAACCAACTATATTGcattctcaaaaactaaaataaatcgaCCATTGTTCACACACTTAGATATTCAAAATCTACCAGATAAAATACAGGAAGCATCAAATGTAAAGTATTTGGGAATTATCATTGATAGTAACATGAAATGGGACTTACATACtgcacatttaacaaaaaaattaaatttcgtaGTCTACAAATTTTAcactattagaaatattttagacagAAATATGCTTATAACCATATACCAAAGTTTAGTGGAATCAATACTAAGATATGGAATATTACTCTGGGGCAGTATGCATTACAATTCTTTAAATCCTGTTCAGATaatacagaataaaatattaaaaataatccttaaaaaaccattcttataccctactaaagaaatttataatgaaacctATATAAACATAAGAACTTTATTCTGTATAACTATTTGTTGCTTCATACACAATCGTGAAAATATTAGATATCCAATAAACCATAACCAAAACACTAGATCTAATGAAGATAATCAACTAATTCTTCCTGTATGCTATAGTGAGTTCGGAAAGAGATCCATTAAATTTATAGGACCAAAACTGTACAATTTATTACCTAAACATATtagaaacatcaaaaataaaaaattttcaaaaatagtgaagGAATATATTGTAAACAATCTTAATAAGTTTAAGTCTGTTGTATCCTAATATTAGTAGATGCCTTCCCTTGTTAAATTGTTTGGGTACTTTATTACCTcactgttattattttataaatatacttaggagctcatattaatgtatatattttttctttaaataagttgaacagaagaaaaatgtttattgtacACTGTTCATTTATTACTTCCCATACAGATGCTTGCATCTAGGGGAATAGAACtgcataattttgatattgtaaTAACTTATTATAACTGTGTAACTATAATatgatgttataaataaataaataaataaataaatagttaattaCGGCTTGGTTATTattggtttaaatatttttgtggtAGTGAGATGACACTTattagtatatatatattttcgtTTATATTAGTGTTATAGGTTAatgcattttgtttttatttttagttaggCTGTTTAGGCTGTTGATAccgtaataataaataaatgacaatttcaataaataaaacccaacattttTGATGAATTAAAGTAGATTCTCTCAGTATGATTGCTGTATGTTTGGCATCCATGATGATACTTAGATCATGAATACAATTTTCGTTTatagtttaattttgtattatcattattttcccTTGTAAATGAGCTTACtgaaattacgagacagttttaccactaaccaaggCTTAGTGATAGTGGTAAcattggttagtggtaaaactgtcttgtaatttgagcatcacgcaaaaggttccaaccataggacgaCCTTACTGAACATTAAGTAGTGTTAAGCATCACTTACACCTTAAACACAGTTGTGTGCTACAATTGTGGTATACCAGGTTTTGTAATTTCAAATAGTCTTctagactttttatttttaataaaaattttatgccATCCGCAAAAATTTCATATACAGGCATCACCCtcaagatatttttcacaaaaataatagaagataaagaaatataccaaaaataatgttatcaAAAACCTTTGAGAAGTCAGTGTATGGTATACAATGACAACTACAAGACTGACATCTACATCTGCCATCAACAATCTTTATAAATGACACAAGTGAGATTATATGGTGGTACCAACTCTTAAAAAACCCTCTCTTCTGTAAATTaaagattcaaaaattttaaatatctttgacaAATCATATATTAAGGCTGACTTTGTGAGTGTgtgagttttaaatatttaatttttttctgatccTAATTACCCCTGTCAATAGCAACTAAGTCACTCTACATAGGTTTAATAAGTAggctttgttaaaaaaaaaattctcaatttcaccatttaaagaaaattatccATTTTCAACTAGGATAAATTGACAGCCACATAAAAGATGTATATCTTTCTGTTGAGCTTTCATTTTCGTTAATGATAGAAAGTAGTTTTTATGTGACATCCAAATCATGCATTTAACAGGTGTTTGTGAATTTTCTTAAGCTGCCATTTTTTCCAGTATAGTGGTCTTTTTGATAATTTGGGaaacaatttataaattataaacaaactgTGCAATTGTACGccagtattaaaaattgtaggaaATGCTTGTACAAACTAACAAGGAACAATTGTTTAAACTTGACATGAGATAATAAATTCTGATTCTAATTATGTCCAACCCAACAATAAACACAGATATTTTCAAGACAAGAGGGTTCTATATGtcaaacattttattgataattgcAAATTAGAGTGGTATAGCTTTTAAAACTTGAatgaaaaaagtatatttttcgaCGTCAATGAGAAACAAACGCTAAGTTGTAACATATAATAAACCATAACAGTAAAGACAGTTTTAAAAAGGTTAAgacaatattaacattaaaatttcaaacattcAGTAACAAACTTGCACAATTTGGCTTTATAATGGtttattttggtatttataGTTTACCCGGAATTACTGATATTAACGCGTATGCATCCATTTTACGAATTGGTCACTACATTCTGCTACGTCATAGAAAAAAAACCGTTATTATGGAAGACTCTTACTGTTTCTAAACCTTGAATTCgcaaaaaaaagttctaaaaatttaaaatattttaacatattgcccgctaatacttttttaatgttttttttttaagtaattttggttttatcattggaatattttaatacttgtattataaagTGGCAGAGCACTGAAAAACTTAGTTCCTTGAAAGACCCAAGTACATATTGCATCATTAAACACCATTATTTATTCAATCTTCTTTACTGCTTTCTAACATTTCTTTCTGAATAAGGTATACATTTTGAATTAgttatttcagtaaaaaaaaataaataagaaatataatagaGTAAATTTCtaccattttaataataaataaaatgttcaaaaaaattaatttaatgatagTTGTTTGCCTGTTCTCGCTTAATTTAATGGCATTTATCCCAATACAGCGCCAAGAAAAGGCAACgcaataaaaagaacaaaaacaatgaggtggTAAAAGATGCCCCAACAGAAAATACAGAAGATGCTGCCATAATTAGCTCACTTTCTAATCCGCTAAATACAATTTCTATTAATGAACTTAAGGCCGCCATGGAATTATACTCTTTGTCTCAAAAACCCGCCAAAACCCAGGAGGAGGCCTTAAAGAAATCTTATCAGTTTTGGAATACGCAACCTGTTCCTAAGATGCGTGAGTTTAattctttaatgattttaacTTTGTATTACTGATAATTGTAAACCTTTTAGATGAGAAAATTACTGTTAATGAAGCCATAGAACCTGATAAAGAAATAAGTGAAATCAGAGCAGAACCTTACTCTTTACCTGACGgatttaaatgggacactttaAACCTGGATGATCCTTTAGTTTTAACTGAACTCTATACtttattgaatgaaaattatGTGGAAGATGATGATGCGATGTTCCGGTTTGATTATCAACCAGAGTTTTTGAAATGGTACATGTTATAGGGTTTAATAAATGTGTTTAAACAAGTTATCGTTTTAGGGCGTTACAACCACCCGGCTGGAGAAAAGAGTGGCATTGCGGTGTTAGAGTGGTAAAAAGTGGCAGATTAGTAGGGTTTATATCAGCTATACCTGCAACcttaaatatctataaaaagtATGTTGAGTGCTTACAGCTTCGTAGCTATATTGCATAAGTCGTTTTCAGGCAACAAAAAATGgtagaaataaattttctatgTGTGCATAAAAAGCTGAGGTCAAAGAGAGTGGCTCCAGTGTTAATTAGGGAAATAACCAGAAGGGTGAATTTAACTGGATTATTCCAGGCGGTTTATACAGCAGGAATAATCTTGCCTAAACCGGTTTCTACTTGTACCTACTGGCACAGATCGTTgaacccaaaaaaattaatagaagtAAGTAATTtcgatataaattattaaaaagtggCTCTTTTGCTATTGGGTCTTTCTTAGGTGAAATTTTCTCATTTATCTCGTAATATGACGATGCAAAGAACTTTGAAGCTTTACAAGTTGCCAGACGCTCCAAGAACGCCAGGTTTTCGGAAAATGAAGAGTGAAGATGTTGATAAGGCACATGCTTTATTAGCTAaggtaggatttttttttgacatgttttgtgtttttacccTTCAAGCaacagataaaaaattatttttttaatggaaaagttTTTTATGCTTATAGCCTAAACCTACAAATTACAAAGTTATagtgatattaataattttaccaaatttaggCTTTAGTtggctttaaaatataaaaa from Anthonomus grandis grandis chromosome 7, icAntGran1.3, whole genome shotgun sequence includes the following:
- the LOC126738468 gene encoding glycylpeptide N-tetradecanoyltransferase 1; its protein translation is MSENLEKILPENSENETKIDGNISNQAASKSAKKRQRNKKNKNNEVVKDAPTENTEDAAIISSLSNPLNTISINELKAAMELYSLSQKPAKTQEEALKKSYQFWNTQPVPKMHEKITVNEAIEPDKEISEIRAEPYSLPDGFKWDTLNLDDPLVLTELYTLLNENYVEDDDAMFRFDYQPEFLKWALQPPGWRKEWHCGVRVVKSGRLVGFISAIPATLNIYKKQQKMVEINFLCVHKKLRSKRVAPVLIREITRRVNLTGLFQAVYTAGIILPKPVSTCTYWHRSLNPKKLIEVKFSHLSRNMTMQRTLKLYKLPDAPRTPGFRKMKSEDVDKAHALLAKYLSKFDMAPHFTKEDFIHWFMPRTNIIDSFVVENDGKITDFVSYYTLPSSVMHHPVHKTLKAAYSFYNVSDSTNWINLMQDALISAKQLNFDVFNALDLMDNQEFLETLKFGIGDGKLQYYLYNWKCPPMSHSQVGLVLQ